In Gossypium arboreum isolate Shixiya-1 chromosome 5, ASM2569848v2, whole genome shotgun sequence, a single genomic region encodes these proteins:
- the LOC108451800 gene encoding proteasome subunit alpha type-3-like isoform X1: MSSIGTGYDLSVTTFSPDGRVFQIEYASKAVDNSGTVIGIKCKDGIVMGVEKLIASKMMLPGSNRRIHSVHRHSGMAVAGLAADGRQIVARAKSEATSYQSVYGEPIPVKELAERLASYVHLCTLYWWLRPFGCGVILGGYDRDGPQLYMVEPSGISYRYFGAAVGKGKQAAKTEIEKLKLSEMTCREGVIEVAKIIYKLHDEAKDKAFELEMSWVCDESKQQHQKVPDDLLEEAKAAARIALEEMDAD, encoded by the exons atgagcagcATTGGAACTGGTTACGATCTCTCAGTCACCACTTTCTCTCCCGACGGCCGCGTTTTTCAGATCGAGTACGCCTCCAAGGCCGTCGATAACAGTGG AACTGTAATTGGAATAAAATGCAAAGATGGGATCGTTATG GGAGTGGAGAAGCTGATAGCATCAAAAATGATGTTACCTGGCTCTAATCGTAGAATCCATTCCGTTCATCGTCATTCCGGCATG GCAGTAGCTGGATTAGCAGCTGACGGCAGACAAATTGTGGCCCGTGCTAAATCTGAAGCCACTAGTTATCAaag TGTGTATGGTGAACCCATTCCTGTCAAAGAACTTGCTGAACGCCTTGCAAGTTATGTCCATTTATGCACTCTTTACTGGTGGCTCAGGCCTTTTGGCTGTGGGGTAATTCTCGGAGGTTATGATAGAGATGGACCCCAATTATACATGGTTGAACCGTCTGGCATCTCCTAT AGATACTTTGGTGCTGCAGTTGGGAAGGGAAAACAAGCTGCCAAAAC GGAAATTGAAAAGTTGAAGCTGTCTGAAATGACATGCAGAGAAGGGGTCATTGAAGTAGccaaaat CATATATAAGTTACATGACGAAGCAAAGGATAAGGCCTTTGAACTTGAGATGAGTTGGGTCTGTGACGAGTCCAAGCAACAACATCAAAAG GTTCCCGATGACCTTTTGGAGGAGGCTAAGGCTGCGGCTAGGATTGCCCTAGAAGAGATGGATGCCGATTAA
- the LOC108451800 gene encoding proteasome subunit alpha type-3-like isoform X2, translated as MSSIGTGYDLSVTTFSPDGRVFQIEYASKAVDNSGTVIGIKCKDGIVMAVAGLAADGRQIVARAKSEATSYQSVYGEPIPVKELAERLASYVHLCTLYWWLRPFGCGVILGGYDRDGPQLYMVEPSGISYRYFGAAVGKGKQAAKTEIEKLKLSEMTCREGVIEVAKIIYKLHDEAKDKAFELEMSWVCDESKQQHQKVPDDLLEEAKAAARIALEEMDAD; from the exons atgagcagcATTGGAACTGGTTACGATCTCTCAGTCACCACTTTCTCTCCCGACGGCCGCGTTTTTCAGATCGAGTACGCCTCCAAGGCCGTCGATAACAGTGG AACTGTAATTGGAATAAAATGCAAAGATGGGATCGTTATG GCAGTAGCTGGATTAGCAGCTGACGGCAGACAAATTGTGGCCCGTGCTAAATCTGAAGCCACTAGTTATCAaag TGTGTATGGTGAACCCATTCCTGTCAAAGAACTTGCTGAACGCCTTGCAAGTTATGTCCATTTATGCACTCTTTACTGGTGGCTCAGGCCTTTTGGCTGTGGGGTAATTCTCGGAGGTTATGATAGAGATGGACCCCAATTATACATGGTTGAACCGTCTGGCATCTCCTAT AGATACTTTGGTGCTGCAGTTGGGAAGGGAAAACAAGCTGCCAAAAC GGAAATTGAAAAGTTGAAGCTGTCTGAAATGACATGCAGAGAAGGGGTCATTGAAGTAGccaaaat CATATATAAGTTACATGACGAAGCAAAGGATAAGGCCTTTGAACTTGAGATGAGTTGGGTCTGTGACGAGTCCAAGCAACAACATCAAAAG GTTCCCGATGACCTTTTGGAGGAGGCTAAGGCTGCGGCTAGGATTGCCCTAGAAGAGATGGATGCCGATTAA